A genomic stretch from Bacteroidetes Order II. bacterium includes:
- a CDS encoding galactose mutarotase has product MNEQERLTTSVFGTLPDGRSVYRFVLTSPYGIEVALCNWGATVLQIQMPDCNQDVGDVVLGYDTLEGYMQDPFYLGATIGRVAGRIKDARYWKNGKRYQLGRNAGLHHLHGGEKGWSRVLWDAYPFETNHSSGVVFCHTCKDGTEGYPGNVTASVRYTLCGKTLQIHYEAMTDQETPLNLTNHTYFNLKDGGATGIESHKLFIRAAYYLPMSEAYVPQGSFDPVYNTPFDFMKPRKLAKKMDVPNPQLQQAGGLDHCFVLEEESYTPCLAATLREKSSGRSLDVFTTYPAVQCYSGNFLDGSQKGRGAIPYIRRAGICLETQYFPDSPNQPHFPSIFLLPGEVYQQQTLWRFSWGA; this is encoded by the coding sequence ATGAACGAACAAGAACGCCTTACTACGTCGGTTTTTGGTACTTTGCCCGATGGAAGGTCGGTGTACCGCTTTGTATTGACATCGCCTTATGGAATTGAGGTTGCTTTATGTAATTGGGGGGCAACGGTGTTGCAAATACAAATGCCCGATTGCAACCAAGACGTGGGTGATGTTGTTTTGGGGTATGATACGTTAGAGGGGTATATGCAAGATCCGTTTTACCTTGGGGCCACCATTGGGAGGGTCGCTGGACGAATCAAGGATGCCCGTTATTGGAAAAATGGAAAGCGGTATCAGTTAGGGCGTAATGCGGGGCTGCATCATCTACACGGCGGTGAAAAGGGCTGGAGCCGTGTCCTCTGGGACGCCTATCCTTTTGAAACCAATCATTCTTCGGGCGTGGTGTTCTGTCATACGTGCAAAGATGGAACCGAAGGCTATCCTGGAAATGTAACGGCTTCGGTTCGTTATACCTTGTGTGGCAAAACACTCCAAATTCATTATGAAGCAATGACCGATCAGGAAACACCCCTCAACCTAACCAACCACACGTATTTTAATTTAAAGGACGGGGGCGCAACGGGCATAGAATCCCACAAACTTTTTATTCGTGCGGCATATTACCTGCCCATGAGCGAAGCCTATGTCCCGCAAGGTTCCTTTGATCCGGTGTACAATACGCCTTTTGATTTTATGAAGCCCCGTAAATTGGCCAAAAAGATGGACGTACCGAACCCCCAATTACAGCAGGCGGGCGGATTAGACCATTGTTTTGTTTTGGAGGAAGAGTCTTACACGCCTTGTTTGGCCGCTACATTGCGGGAAAAATCTTCCGGACGATCCTTGGATGTCTTTACAACCTATCCCGCTGTGCAATGTTATTCGGGCAATTTTTTGGACGGTTCCCAAAAAGGCCGTGGAGCAATTCCTTATATCAGGCGTGCAGGAATTTGTCTCGAAACCCAATATTTCCCCGACTCCCCGAATCAACCCCATTTTCCCTCCATCTTTTTGCTTCCGGGGGAGGTTTATCAGCAACAAACCCTCTGGCGATTTTCATGGGGAGCATAG
- a CDS encoding alpha/beta fold hydrolase — MHRYPFKLSNRSGDTLFGDMTLPDGFGPFPVLVFVHGIKGFKDWGFWPFLAERLAEEGIASIAFNLSFNGMGAENMTEFTRLDLFEQNTLSRELSDVADMLAAIRNGLVGRGQLDAQRIGLMGHSRGGGIAIITAAEQTDALKCLVTWNSIADFFQRFKPNMIQDWTEKGFTEIMNDRTGQKMRMGKILYDDALAHKERLDLPKRAQQLTALPWLIVHAEDDNVVPFAHAVYLYNMAAQQPILLKAAGQHGLGGSFPQAVPLPPTLENVIARTVRYAKTHL; from the coding sequence ATGCACCGATATCCTTTTAAACTATCCAACCGTAGTGGAGACACCCTCTTTGGGGATATGACCCTCCCCGATGGCTTTGGGCCTTTCCCTGTTTTGGTCTTTGTACATGGCATTAAAGGGTTCAAAGATTGGGGGTTTTGGCCCTTTCTGGCTGAAAGGCTCGCTGAAGAGGGCATTGCGTCTATTGCCTTCAACCTGTCGTTTAATGGCATGGGCGCGGAAAATATGACGGAATTTACGCGCCTCGACTTGTTCGAGCAAAATACCCTTTCTCGTGAACTAAGTGATGTGGCTGATATGCTCGCCGCCATCCGAAATGGCTTGGTGGGGCGCGGACAATTGGATGCACAACGCATTGGCTTGATGGGGCATTCCCGTGGCGGAGGCATTGCGATTATTACGGCTGCCGAGCAAACCGATGCTTTAAAATGCTTGGTTACATGGAACAGTATCGCTGATTTTTTCCAGCGGTTTAAACCTAATATGATCCAAGATTGGACAGAAAAGGGATTTACCGAAATCATGAACGACCGAACGGGTCAAAAAATGCGTATGGGAAAAATCCTGTATGACGATGCATTGGCCCACAAGGAACGATTAGATCTGCCCAAGCGGGCCCAACAACTTACCGCGCTACCGTGGCTGATTGTACATGCGGAAGACGACAATGTGGTTCCGTTTGCACATGCCGTTTATTTATACAACATGGCCGCACAACAACCAATCTTGCTAAAAGCGGCTGGTCAACATGGCTTGGGCGGCTCGTTTCCGCAAGCCGTTCCGCTACCTCCAACATTGGAAAACGTCATTGCAAGAACCGTTCGGTATGCCAAAACCCATCTATAG
- a CDS encoding glycosyltransferase family 1 protein codes for MKISILTMGTRGDVQPYAVLGQALQQRGHDVTLSTAKNFETFVRAYGIGFKPVEADFQAILDSEEGKKMMKGNPFTIKKNLNTWIYPLITNSLIEFYTLSQESDLVLYHVKTLADSFADQFPNKMIRASVLPIIEPTNYFPNPAFSGLPIPDFLNRLTYTFSKLSIKLLSNPIGRFRKKFNLPKKFQVPVVKNIYGISPTFLPIPNDYPENSAFLGFWFGTSNEEISPDLNDFIHAGEPPLLLTFGSMPFKSKMDIQTAILKLTEQLGVRLIVVKGWGLTQTERLEVSPKIKVISGAPYEKLFPLVKAVIHHGGIGTTAECLRAGKPFMICPILHPIGDQQFWGDLSFSKGLAVEPIPLSKMTEKKLIERVRELINNPTLYENAQNIKTKIDYENGVLNTCIEIEKYR; via the coding sequence ATGAAAATATCAATTCTGACAATGGGAACTCGTGGGGATGTACAGCCATATGCAGTATTAGGGCAGGCGCTCCAACAAAGAGGACACGACGTAACGTTATCCACAGCAAAGAATTTTGAAACATTTGTTAGGGCATATGGAATTGGCTTTAAACCTGTTGAAGCGGATTTTCAGGCCATTTTAGACTCGGAAGAAGGTAAAAAAATGATGAAGGGTAATCCTTTTACAATAAAGAAAAACCTCAATACGTGGATTTATCCACTCATCACCAACTCTTTAATAGAGTTTTACACCTTATCCCAAGAAAGCGATTTGGTTCTATATCATGTAAAAACTTTGGCGGACAGTTTTGCCGACCAGTTTCCTAACAAAATGATACGTGCTTCTGTTCTACCTATTATTGAACCAACCAATTACTTCCCAAATCCTGCTTTTAGTGGATTACCTATACCTGATTTTTTAAACAGATTGACCTATACATTTTCAAAACTCAGCATAAAATTATTGTCTAACCCCATTGGCCGATTTAGAAAAAAATTTAATCTACCTAAAAAATTTCAGGTCCCGGTTGTTAAGAACATCTATGGAATAAGTCCAACCTTCTTGCCCATTCCGAATGATTATCCTGAAAATTCAGCATTTTTAGGATTTTGGTTTGGCACCTCAAATGAAGAAATCTCACCTGATCTGAATGATTTTATACACGCAGGTGAGCCACCTTTGCTCCTGACATTCGGAAGTATGCCCTTCAAAAGCAAAATGGATATACAAACCGCTATTTTGAAACTGACAGAACAATTAGGTGTAAGACTAATTGTCGTAAAGGGTTGGGGATTAACACAAACAGAACGTCTTGAAGTTTCACCAAAGATCAAAGTAATAAGTGGTGCACCTTATGAAAAATTATTCCCTTTGGTAAAGGCCGTCATTCATCATGGAGGTATAGGCACTACGGCAGAATGCTTAAGAGCAGGTAAACCTTTTATGATCTGCCCCATTTTACATCCAATTGGAGACCAACAATTTTGGGGAGACCTATCATTTAGCAAAGGGCTTGCTGTGGAGCCAATACCCCTCAGTAAAATGACTGAAAAAAAATTAATCGAGCGCGTAAGAGAACTGATTAATAATCCAACATTATATGAAAACGCTCAAAACATTAAAACAAAAATAGATTATGAAAACGGCGTACTTAATACGTGTATTGAAATTGAAAAATATAGATAA
- a CDS encoding alkane 1-monooxygenase: MPTRAAKYGLVYITPAVVMYSLWSADWRSFLAVFTLFGIIPFLELFTKGSTANLSAIEEELARQDRSYDFLLYGLVPVQYLILGYFLFQISQEALPLHAQIGMMTAFGMACGVLGINAAHELGHRSTRYEQFMSKALLLTTLYMHFYIEHNRGHHKNVSTDEDPASSKYGESVYAFYVRTIWGSWISAWQLEAGRLTKLKRGFWTWHNEMLRFQVIQFCLLGLIYGYFGLPTLLWFLGGATIGCLLLETVNYIEHYGLRRRKSGHRYEKVLPIHSWNSNHPIGRLVLLELSRHSDHHYVASRKYQLLRHFNDSPQMPTGYPGMMLLALIPPLWFYVMHREMENLNHQK; encoded by the coding sequence ATGCCCACTCGTGCAGCCAAGTACGGATTGGTTTACATAACCCCAGCCGTGGTTATGTATTCACTTTGGTCGGCAGATTGGAGATCGTTTCTTGCCGTCTTTACGCTTTTCGGGATTATCCCATTTTTAGAATTATTCACCAAGGGTTCTACCGCCAATTTATCGGCAATAGAGGAGGAACTGGCCCGGCAAGACCGTAGCTACGATTTTCTGCTGTATGGTCTTGTTCCCGTTCAATACCTGATTTTGGGGTATTTTTTGTTCCAGATCAGTCAAGAAGCGCTTCCACTCCATGCCCAAATCGGGATGATGACGGCGTTTGGGATGGCGTGTGGGGTTTTGGGAATCAATGCCGCACATGAACTGGGCCATCGTAGCACACGATACGAGCAATTCATGAGCAAGGCCCTTTTGCTCACCACGCTCTACATGCACTTTTATATTGAGCACAACCGAGGCCACCATAAAAACGTCTCCACCGACGAAGATCCGGCCTCTAGCAAATATGGCGAATCGGTGTATGCGTTTTACGTTCGTACTATCTGGGGTAGTTGGATTTCGGCATGGCAATTGGAAGCGGGCCGGTTAACAAAGTTAAAACGTGGATTCTGGACTTGGCACAACGAGATGTTACGTTTTCAGGTGATTCAGTTTTGTTTATTAGGTTTGATTTATGGATATTTTGGCCTGCCGACCTTGCTTTGGTTTTTAGGCGGGGCAACCATTGGCTGTTTACTCCTCGAAACCGTCAACTATATTGAACATTACGGACTCCGCCGAAGAAAATCCGGTCATCGCTATGAAAAAGTCTTACCCATCCATTCGTGGAATTCCAACCATCCTATTGGGCGTTTGGTATTATTGGAGCTATCCCGCCATTCCGATCATCACTATGTTGCCAGCCGGAAATACCAACTCTTACGACACTTCAATGATAGCCCGCAAATGCCGACCGGATACCCAGGTATGATGCTCTTGGCCTTGATACCGCCCCTTTGGTTTTATGTCATGCACCGCGAAATGGAAAATCTGAATCATCAAAAATAA
- the ppk2 gene encoding polyphosphate kinase 2, with protein sequence MEPNINHTESIQINGTPEISFQLEGDQLVSAIDTPEEALTPAFWDEKISLRELRNLRDKGQLESFLTNPNANAKRILTDIKYEAELERLQIELVKMQRWVQDQGIRLAILFEGRDAAGKGGTIRRFTEHLNPRAMRVVALNKPTEEERGQWYFQRYVRQIPNRGEIVFFDRSWYNRAVVEPVNGFCNQKQYDIFMQQVPEFEHMLYEDGLLLIKFWFSITKEEQLKRFQSRMINPLKQWKISPVDMKAQEQWEAYTKYKELMFSKTHNSFSPWMIVKANSKQKARLESIRYALSILPYAGKEDAVTSLIPDPNIITRYHRRVRQLDH encoded by the coding sequence ATGGAACCAAATATAAATCATACAGAAAGCATACAAATCAATGGGACACCAGAAATCTCTTTTCAGTTGGAAGGCGATCAACTGGTTTCTGCCATAGATACCCCTGAGGAAGCCCTTACTCCTGCTTTTTGGGATGAGAAAATCTCTTTACGGGAATTGCGAAACCTAAGAGACAAAGGACAATTAGAATCTTTTTTAACCAATCCAAATGCAAATGCCAAACGGATTCTGACAGACATTAAATATGAAGCAGAATTAGAGCGGCTCCAAATTGAATTGGTGAAAATGCAACGCTGGGTTCAAGACCAAGGCATCCGTCTCGCCATCTTGTTCGAAGGGCGTGATGCCGCTGGAAAAGGGGGAACCATCCGACGGTTTACCGAGCATCTAAATCCGCGTGCCATGCGGGTAGTCGCCCTAAACAAACCCACCGAAGAAGAGCGTGGTCAGTGGTATTTTCAACGATATGTACGACAAATCCCTAACCGTGGCGAGATTGTGTTTTTTGACCGGAGTTGGTACAATCGTGCGGTGGTAGAACCCGTCAATGGTTTTTGTAATCAAAAGCAATATGACATCTTTATGCAACAAGTGCCTGAATTTGAGCACATGCTTTACGAAGATGGGTTATTGCTTATCAAGTTCTGGTTTTCTATTACGAAAGAAGAGCAACTCAAGCGGTTCCAATCACGGATGATCAATCCTTTAAAACAATGGAAGATTAGTCCGGTGGACATGAAGGCCCAAGAGCAATGGGAAGCCTATACAAAGTATAAAGAACTAATGTTTAGCAAAACGCATAATTCCTTTAGCCCTTGGATGATTGTGAAGGCCAATAGCAAGCAAAAGGCACGCTTAGAAAGTATCCGCTATGCACTTTCTATTTTACCATATGCCGGAAAGGAAGACGCTGTTACGTCGTTAATTCCCGATCCGAACATCATTACGCGCTACCATCGCCGTGTTCGTCAACTTGACCATTGA
- a CDS encoding nitroreductase family protein, producing MENHPTSPHIPLAFERLPEAEMTKRASDFFQLMNKRRSVRFFSDAPVPRVCIERAIQTAGTAPSGAHRQPWKFVAISNASLKHQLRVAVEAEERRSYESRMPQEWLKALAPIGTNWEKPFLEQAPWLVVCFEEVHGVTPDGGKQKNYYVQESCGIACGLFIAAIHHMGLVTLTHTPSPMGFLSTLLKRPANERPFMLFPVGYPAMDATVPDFARKPLAELSVWYE from the coding sequence ATGGAAAACCATCCCACATCCCCTCATATTCCGTTGGCGTTTGAGCGTCTGCCGGAGGCAGAAATGACAAAACGTGCATCGGATTTTTTTCAATTGATGAACAAACGACGATCGGTACGCTTTTTTTCGGATGCTCCCGTACCGCGTGTCTGTATCGAACGGGCCATCCAGACAGCGGGAACCGCGCCAAGTGGAGCTCATCGCCAACCGTGGAAGTTTGTGGCTATTTCGAATGCGTCACTCAAGCATCAGCTCCGGGTGGCTGTCGAGGCCGAAGAACGTCGGTCATACGAATCGCGTATGCCCCAAGAATGGCTAAAGGCTTTGGCCCCCATCGGCACCAACTGGGAAAAACCATTCTTAGAACAGGCCCCTTGGTTGGTCGTTTGCTTCGAGGAGGTGCATGGCGTAACACCCGATGGTGGAAAACAAAAAAATTATTATGTTCAGGAGAGCTGTGGTATTGCTTGTGGCCTGTTTATTGCGGCGATTCATCACATGGGTTTGGTGACCCTGACCCACACCCCCAGTCCGATGGGCTTTTTGAGCACTTTGTTAAAACGCCCCGCAAACGAACGCCCCTTTATGCTGTTTCCAGTAGGATATCCGGCCATGGATGCCACTGTCCCTGATTTTGCTCGAAAACCACTTGCTGAACTGTCCGTTTGGTACGAATAA
- a CDS encoding thioredoxin family protein translates to MKSIFWLLSWLVHIPFLLAQTSVVTWELTPEKYRVSAGNEVRIQIIGHIEDGWHVYAMGSPAGRPLSVKFTKLPSFFVQKGGFIQRGEEKMYDPNFESDVLQWDKTAYIEGVLYIAPDAPAGVHALSAEVAFMSCDDRLCLPVKKILLMTNVEVAPLPNLNTDNKASSNKSIVQDSLTRPVPIPEIRWTWQLANTSVARGGLLQVDFKAVIPENWKLYTPDSPAGNPLRLDLRQPVGAKVEGALRPFDGKEAYDTVFKSNVRQWTEKAQFTAFLRIPDEVKGDVHLVGKIKYMICNATVCVPRQSDFSVSLPIYRQKGAALGEGTDENRGGGAGVMATDALKQAKSGGLWAFLFLAIGAALAALLTPCVFPMIPLTVSYFTHRTQNAVRSALVYGLAIVGTFTGLGLLMAAISGAAGAQTIAANPWVNLFIGLVFMAFAFSLLGFYELTIPNGLLNYFNQKGNENKGYLGLIFMGFTLTLVSFSCTVPFVGGLLAATTQGNWSWPILGMLAFSITFALPFVLFAMFPNWLTALPKSGSWMNTVKVVLGFVELAAAIKFLSNADLVWGTFWLSRPLAIVLAGIIFLLTALFLMGWLRLPHAQIGERISAFRWAGALAFTGLSVYLFSGINGAALPIFDPYLPPAFVSTEKNTQTAKTASLKDVHGWIGNDRHPAEKAKWEAFRLAKTTGKPVFIDFTGYTCTNCRQMEASVFPQPVVEQRLKEKFVLLRLYTDDDAEGPMMQEYQLAMTGTVALPTYAIVTPDGKLLRQWNGLADLSTFVAFLDGISARSS, encoded by the coding sequence ATGAAATCCATTTTTTGGTTATTAAGTTGGTTGGTGCATATACCTTTTTTGCTCGCACAAACATCGGTGGTTACTTGGGAACTTACACCGGAAAAATACCGTGTTTCAGCAGGAAATGAGGTGCGGATTCAGATTATCGGACACATCGAAGACGGGTGGCATGTTTATGCAATGGGTTCGCCTGCGGGGCGGCCCCTTTCCGTAAAGTTTACCAAATTGCCATCGTTTTTTGTACAAAAAGGGGGATTTATACAGCGGGGTGAAGAAAAAATGTATGATCCGAACTTTGAGTCTGATGTGTTGCAATGGGATAAAACCGCATACATAGAAGGGGTACTGTACATTGCACCCGATGCGCCTGCGGGTGTACACGCCCTATCGGCAGAAGTGGCGTTTATGTCTTGTGACGATCGCCTTTGTTTGCCTGTAAAGAAAATACTGTTGATGACGAATGTAGAAGTGGCACCGCTGCCTAACCTTAATACAGACAACAAGGCGTCGAGCAATAAATCAATCGTTCAGGATTCTCTTACCCGCCCTGTTCCCATTCCAGAAATTCGTTGGACTTGGCAATTGGCCAATACCTCGGTGGCGCGTGGTGGGTTATTACAAGTGGATTTTAAAGCCGTTATTCCAGAAAATTGGAAACTGTACACCCCCGACTCGCCTGCCGGAAATCCACTCCGATTGGACCTCCGCCAGCCTGTGGGGGCCAAGGTGGAAGGTGCATTGCGGCCCTTTGACGGGAAAGAAGCGTATGACACTGTGTTTAAATCAAACGTGCGTCAGTGGACAGAAAAAGCGCAGTTTACGGCATTTCTCCGGATACCAGATGAAGTAAAAGGGGATGTACATTTGGTGGGGAAAATAAAGTACATGATCTGTAATGCCACCGTGTGCGTACCTCGGCAATCTGATTTTAGTGTAAGCCTTCCGATCTACAGGCAAAAGGGGGCCGCTTTGGGTGAGGGTACAGACGAAAACCGAGGAGGTGGAGCGGGGGTAATGGCTACCGACGCCTTAAAGCAGGCCAAGTCGGGCGGCTTATGGGCCTTTCTCTTTTTGGCTATTGGGGCAGCACTCGCGGCTTTGTTGACCCCATGTGTTTTCCCCATGATTCCGCTTACAGTCTCTTATTTTACACATCGTACCCAAAATGCGGTTAGATCTGCCTTGGTTTATGGCTTGGCGATAGTCGGCACTTTTACGGGATTGGGATTGTTGATGGCCGCTATTTCGGGTGCTGCTGGTGCACAAACCATTGCAGCCAATCCGTGGGTAAACCTCTTTATTGGCTTGGTATTTATGGCATTTGCGTTCTCGTTATTGGGATTTTATGAACTCACCATTCCAAATGGCTTGCTTAATTATTTTAATCAAAAAGGGAATGAAAATAAAGGTTATTTGGGGTTGATATTTATGGGTTTTACCCTCACGTTGGTTTCGTTTTCCTGTACGGTTCCCTTTGTTGGTGGCTTGTTGGCAGCCACCACGCAAGGCAATTGGTCGTGGCCTATCTTAGGAATGTTGGCGTTTAGCATCACTTTTGCATTACCCTTCGTCTTGTTTGCAATGTTCCCGAATTGGCTAACGGCTTTGCCCAAATCGGGTTCATGGATGAATACCGTAAAAGTGGTTCTCGGTTTTGTGGAATTGGCTGCAGCCATCAAGTTTTTGTCGAATGCAGATTTGGTTTGGGGTACGTTCTGGCTTTCACGCCCACTGGCCATTGTTTTGGCCGGTATTATCTTCTTGCTGACCGCTTTGTTTTTAATGGGCTGGTTACGTTTACCTCATGCCCAAATAGGTGAACGTATTTCTGCTTTTCGTTGGGCGGGAGCCTTGGCTTTTACTGGGCTTTCGGTCTATTTGTTTTCGGGTATCAATGGGGCGGCCCTTCCGATTTTTGATCCGTATTTGCCTCCGGCTTTTGTATCAACAGAAAAAAATACCCAAACCGCAAAAACAGCATCGCTTAAAGATGTTCATGGATGGATTGGGAATGATCGTCATCCTGCCGAAAAAGCCAAATGGGAGGCCTTTAGATTGGCAAAGACAACCGGAAAGCCCGTTTTTATTGATTTTACGGGTTATACCTGTACCAATTGCCGGCAAATGGAGGCCAGTGTATTTCCTCAACCTGTCGTCGAGCAGCGATTAAAGGAAAAATTTGTCCTCCTCCGTCTTTATACCGATGATGATGCCGAAGGACCAATGATGCAAGAATACCAATTGGCCATGACGGGAACGGTTGCCTTGCCCACCTACGCCATCGTAACACCCGATGGAAAACTGCTTCGGCAGTGGAATGGCCTCGCCGATTTGTCCACCTTTGTGGCATTCTTAGACGGAATCTCTGCGCGTTCTTCTTGA
- a CDS encoding peptidase M14, giving the protein MKTNRVLFWMGCFFCLVIGLHAQPMPFVLDYRPSGITGFDPKIPTPESILGYKVGARQSRPDEVVRYAEAIAAASNRITLRTYAYSYEGRPLVVATISSPANHARIETIRQENLRLVHEPERVTDAVLKQMPAVWYAGYSVHGNEASGTDASLLFLYYLAAGQGPELEAILDKTVILLDPCMNPDGRARFVDHVNRMRGAVPNSDPRDAEHNEPWPGGRTNKYWFDLNRDWVLTVHPESKGRIETFYQWRPQLLTDHHEMGSESTFFFQPGIPASTNPLTPQGNITLTEKLAEFHARFLDQIGSLYFTRENFDDYYYGKGSTFPDINGAVGILFEQASSRALVRETASGALHYAQTVLNQFVASLSSMTGLSAMREDFLHHMRGFYREAKEVGKNNSVKAYVLDDSRYPNRTMELVNMLLRHQVVIHRLKGSVGVIKSGYVIPMEQTQARLLKGIMEKNTQFRDSLFYDISTWTMPLAFAVPYQELTNNIAPLLGDRMQEPLRKKGQIWGRSANVYAYLLPWGDYYTPRALYQLQQAGIQTRMSKLPFTLDINGKKQSFERGTIVIPVLGDKGDLLMGKLTSIAEAEGVDFYAAETGYTPDGPDLGSGNMPVLSKPTIGLFTGGGINSNNAGEAWHLITERMKMPVSLLEASDLNRLDLDPYNVLILSEGTYPNGAAEKLKTWLAEGNTLIALQGAAQWAIRNNLTDEKIKEPKPLDLRNVPFENLSRTRGAQNIAGAIFEAKLDLTHPLAFGQNEKMALFKSSETLYQVSAVPGATVARYTDQPYISGYVSDEMLQEIKGTAALISRKSGRGNVVLFADNPNFRAFWYGMNGLMLNAIFLGRTY; this is encoded by the coding sequence ATGAAAACCAACCGCGTACTTTTTTGGATGGGGTGTTTTTTTTGCCTCGTCATTGGGCTACATGCACAACCCATGCCTTTTGTTTTGGACTATCGGCCTTCTGGCATTACCGGATTTGATCCCAAAATTCCAACTCCTGAATCCATTTTGGGATATAAAGTGGGTGCGCGGCAGAGCCGGCCCGATGAAGTGGTGCGGTATGCCGAGGCCATTGCAGCGGCCAGCAATCGGATAACGCTCCGAACCTATGCCTACAGTTACGAGGGCCGCCCGTTGGTAGTGGCCACGATTAGTAGTCCGGCAAATCATGCACGCATAGAAACCATTCGGCAAGAAAACCTGCGGTTGGTTCATGAACCCGAACGCGTTACCGATGCTGTGTTGAAACAAATGCCTGCCGTTTGGTATGCGGGATACTCGGTACATGGAAACGAAGCAAGTGGAACCGATGCCTCTTTGTTGTTCCTGTATTATTTGGCTGCTGGCCAAGGCCCAGAACTGGAGGCAATCTTGGATAAAACCGTGATTTTATTGGACCCTTGTATGAATCCAGACGGGAGGGCCCGATTTGTGGACCATGTCAACCGGATGCGCGGCGCCGTGCCAAACAGCGACCCCCGTGATGCCGAGCACAACGAGCCTTGGCCGGGTGGCAGAACCAACAAATATTGGTTCGACCTGAACCGAGACTGGGTGCTGACGGTGCATCCCGAATCTAAAGGAAGAATTGAAACGTTTTATCAGTGGCGGCCGCAATTGCTGACGGACCATCACGAAATGGGGAGTGAGTCCACCTTTTTCTTTCAGCCAGGTATCCCAGCCAGTACAAATCCACTCACACCGCAAGGGAATATCACCCTAACCGAAAAGTTGGCCGAGTTCCATGCCCGCTTTTTGGACCAGATCGGTTCTTTATATTTTACAAGAGAAAATTTTGATGACTATTATTATGGTAAAGGTTCTACCTTTCCAGACATCAATGGAGCCGTGGGCATCTTGTTCGAACAGGCATCGAGTCGTGCCTTGGTACGGGAAACAGCTTCTGGAGCATTGCATTATGCGCAAACCGTGCTGAATCAGTTTGTTGCTTCGTTGTCTTCGATGACTGGACTAAGCGCGATGCGCGAGGATTTTTTACATCATATGCGCGGATTTTACCGTGAAGCAAAGGAAGTGGGGAAAAACAATTCAGTAAAGGCGTATGTTTTGGATGATAGCCGTTATCCAAATCGAACGATGGAATTGGTCAACATGCTGCTACGCCATCAGGTGGTCATTCATCGGCTGAAAGGGAGTGTGGGTGTAATCAAAAGTGGGTACGTAATTCCAATGGAGCAAACTCAAGCGCGTTTATTGAAAGGCATCATGGAAAAAAACACCCAATTTCGGGATTCCCTCTTCTATGATATTTCTACATGGACGATGCCGTTGGCATTTGCCGTTCCGTATCAGGAATTAACCAATAACATAGCTCCGTTATTGGGTGATCGGATGCAAGAGCCCCTCCGGAAAAAAGGACAGATATGGGGGCGTTCGGCCAATGTGTATGCTTATTTGCTTCCTTGGGGGGATTACTATACGCCGAGGGCCTTGTATCAATTGCAGCAAGCGGGGATACAAACGCGGATGAGTAAACTGCCGTTTACACTGGATATCAATGGGAAAAAGCAATCCTTTGAACGTGGAACTATTGTGATTCCCGTATTGGGCGATAAGGGCGACCTATTAATGGGTAAATTAACGTCTATTGCCGAGGCTGAAGGCGTAGATTTTTATGCCGCCGAAACAGGATATACACCGGATGGCCCGGATTTGGGAAGTGGAAATATGCCGGTCTTGTCTAAGCCAACCATCGGGCTTTTTACAGGTGGCGGAATTAATAGCAATAATGCGGGAGAAGCATGGCATTTAATCACGGAACGCATGAAAATGCCGGTTTCGTTACTGGAGGCCAGTGATTTAAATCGGCTTGATTTAGACCCATACAATGTCCTCATTCTTTCGGAGGGAACGTATCCGAATGGCGCAGCCGAGAAGTTAAAAACTTGGCTCGCAGAAGGGAACACCCTGATTGCCCTTCAAGGTGCGGCACAGTGGGCTATCCGGAATAACCTAACCGACGAAAAAATAAAAGAACCCAAGCCTTTAGATTTGCGAAATGTGCCTTTTGAAAACCTATCACGTACCCGTGGTGCACAAAATATTGCAGGAGCTATTTTTGAGGCAAAACTCGATCTGACACACCCATTGGCCTTTGGTCAGAACGAGAAAATGGCTCTTTTTAAATCCTCTGAAACTTTGTATCAGGTCTCTGCTGTTCCTGGTGCAACCGTCGCCCGATATACCGATCAGCCTTATATAAGCGGTTATGTCTCTGACGAAATGTTGCAGGAAATAAAAGGAACCGCCGCATTGATTTCCAGAAAAAGCGGTCGGGGAAATGTAGTGCTCTTTGCCGATAATCCAAATTTTCGCGCATTTTGGTATGGGATGAATGGGCTGATGCTCAATGCCATCTTTTTAGGTAGGACTTATTGA